From Zea mays cultivar B73 chromosome 3, Zm-B73-REFERENCE-NAM-5.0, whole genome shotgun sequence:
gtccgcctgactgccgttgtcgactaggactttgtgtaagtcccagcctgccacgctgcaattgatgaccatagcgtcgatgtggggggcgctgcgcaggtcgacgtctcgtgcgtcgaaggttagcggtatgtgggaccactttgtctgcacgactgggccagtgacggcgacatggttgatgatgcggtagtggtcccgcttctgccgcttggtgtcgaagtcagtgctggaccccctgttatcatgtgaatgactccgcgatatggttgatcggcgaagtcttcctgctttggggcatgggggatgttttgattttgctggtgtggtggtgggggtggagggggtacgatttgtacttcctgatggtgttggtaagcgtggtgcggtggatgcggggcgggagcgtggatatatggtggagggggtggctggtaattatgcgcgacaattctgggattgtcggctggctgcgcccgcgccattctgtctctggtggccttcgtttcggggcagtctttggtttggtgggcgcagtcttcgccgtggaaaaggcagtagaatcggcgtggcggctgtgcgcgccctcggcccctgcaacgagttccatttccgcggccctgggggggggatattcctggcgacgaggggggtcagcagcaggctgctggttggcgatgttgtgcacttgctgctgactgcggccatctcgactggagtctggctgcggagtcctcgtccacgtgcggctggactgcggggcatctttgggtttccgctgtgactcaaccttgcgctggtggagctcttcggatttggcatatttttcaaagagctgatatagctcctggaggttcttgggtggatctctgatacagtggctgtagaggacgccggcccgaaggccactgatggcgtagtggatagcgatctgatcatcgacggagggtagctgtgacttgagtgttaagaatttgcggtaatactcccgcagagtctccttttccagctgcttgcaaagcgagagctcggccaaggcgtcggtgtctgggcggtacccttggaagttgagcaggaacttgtccctgagacttctctatgaatcaatggacagcggaggcaatctggtgaactaggtgagtgctgggccctctagggcgatgatgaaagacttcgccattgtggcgtcgtcccctccggcagatgcaacggcgacctgatagctcattatgtattgcgccgggtcggtgctgccgttgtacttgggataggtccctgctcggaagttagctggccaaggcgtcacttgcaggtgtggcgccaggggacttcgctcgtcgaggtagttgaccccttggaatggcgcgccgtgctggaaggtgtagtcacgctgggggaaacgcgggttctccggctgtgcttggtgttgcaggggtggcccatgctgcaggccgaggtggccttcgcgcgcgtcttccggttgtgcgcgcggctggaggggtggctcttgctgcaggccaaggtggccttcgcgctgcatcagcgcgatctcgcgctcgaggtcttgggccttctgctcctcgtcgtgtATCATTTgctgcactttggctagtgcggacacacgttggcgcttggcctccagtatctctttctgcctctggagattgcggttcttgaggcgcagggcgcgcaactgtagctgttcttccgctgagacgccgaggacctcaccgtcctcggtgtggtccgcgccttccagtggggcgaagcttgggggcggctgcgattgtccttcgggcccgcaggtgcggaaggtgtcgtcttcgcaggtgcggggaacattgtcttcagtgggctcttggtgggtggattgggtgagggcgagggccttgccctttcttgcggcgagcagtgctgccttcgcagcctcgtcagccttcgggttagctctcttgggtgccatcgcgggtggttttgtcgtagcacgaacggtgagcgccaaatgttggaacttgctctcaaacgcaaggaggccaacaagggtgaatagTGGTGACGACAGGGTTACGTGCaaggaggcaatagctctgttcatctggcctcccacgggcactgtacaggggtatttataggtacctgagcgcccagcgccttgtgctaaggacgcatgtgccctcagctacctaggttatccccagaatattcccataaagtggggttatagactgtaattacagggagtcTGTAATTACAGGGGTACCTTTACAGATCAGGCCCGTAaccccgcggcggccacgcagggcccgttacagtgggccggaacgcacgtgggcctctgagctggacgaggccgcactgtgggatgacttcgtcgccggtcttcgtctggtgccgatcaagcgaagggtgtccccgccTGCTCTGTCCctgtctgaccagcggttatcagcgaagtcttcgagcgaggggtggcgcctttgccttcgccccaacagtataCAAGAAGGAAAATATATAATACAGATTTGTGATAAATTGTTTTGCTATATATGAGTGATGAGTAATTTCTCCGTAAAATGAGAATGTATTGTAATAAGTATTTCAATTTCACGATGTACAAAAAATATTCTTTTTATAAAAGCGATAGGTAAAAACAATATAAATAATGAAATCTGGTAACATTGTAGATATAGAGGACCGAATTTAGGAGACGTTGCTGGAGACTAAAAAGATATAGCTGACAAAATCTTTTAGGGTGTGCTGTAAAGTATAGAGAATATTTTTTAAAAGATATAATTTAGGAGACAGGCTTATTCACTCGTTGTCTCTAAACCCTCTCTCCGGCGCCGCTTAACCTTTTGGACTAATTTGATGACCAGAGATCGTAAGGATTGGAAGGGATAAaagaaaaattagtttattttacaTCAATCCCCTCGCCCTGGTCACCAAATCAACCGGAACTGGATTCCTCCACATCCAAACGACCAAACGCGGCGGCCGGGCTCCTGTGCAGCGGCTTAGCTCTCTTCTCGCCCTCCCGCCGTCCGCCGCCTTGGCGTCGCTGTACTCGCGCCCGTGCCGTGCGCTACCGACCAAGCCTAAGAGTGACATGTCGGCGTCGGATCTTCCCGACGAGCTGTGGGCGCGTGTCCTGGAGCTGGGAGCCGCGTCGTCCGCGCTGGGGTTCCGCGACCTCTGCTCCATTGCCATCGCGTCCCGCCGCCTCGGACGCCTCTCCGTCTACCCCGCCCTCTGGTCGAAACTCCTCTCTCGCGATTTCCCCTCCCAatccgaaccctccacgtcctcgGCCTCCacctcccagccgccgccgcaGCGGCTCCACCCCAAATCCCTTTACAAGACCAAGTAATTTCCCCGCCTTCTCTTTCGCCTAGATCGCTATTGTCGGTGTTGTGCGCGCAGGTTGCTGGACTGATGAACCTCTGCTGCAGGTTTGAGAGGCACAAGGTGAGGATGGCTGAGGCGAGGCGGCGGGCGGTGTTCGAAGCGGAGGCGCGGGTGCTAGCTTCCAGGAGGCGACTGGTGGAGCTGGAGGAGTCCATTCGGGAAGAGGGGGAGAGGATGAAGACGGCTGCGCAGGAGCTCGACAACCTCGAGAGGGTCAGGTGGGCTTGCTAGCGTTTTAGGCCAAATCTCCTTTATGTTTCATTCGTTTGGTGCTGTCTTTGTACACTTCCAAAGGCTTAATTAATTATCTGCGTCTCAAAGAAAAGAACATATCAATTTAGACTCTTAACATTAGGCAATCAAGAGATGTATTtgaaaataataataatttagaAGGCTTGTCTGCATATGTtcttgtgtgtgtgtgggggggggggggggggtgtgattaTTAGAGCTAATATGTGTACAGTTTTGTCATGGCAGTACAACGTCTTTCTGAGCACTCATCTAATTCGCAGTGCACTAAAAAAATGTTTACGACTGTTGTTTCCATGATATATTAAGCTGTTTGTTCACACGAGCAGGCAAAGATGGTTCTTTCAAATCACATATATGGCTGGTTAATTCGGTCAACGATCTACCATTGTTTGTCCTATACTCCTATCCAAACTGAAGTGCCCAGAAGGTAGTGGGTTACTCCTAGAGCACGTTCTTGTATAATGCTCAAGGCTTTAGGCTGAGTAGCAAGAGCAACTTTTAATTTGTTATGAGCCCAAACTATAGATTCAATGAGTTCTTGCCAATAATCATGGCCGCTGAATAAAAATATTAAACTGAAAGCCTAGACAAAATGAGTGCCTAAGAATAAAAGACCATATGTAGATAATGAAGAACCATAAGACTGGATTCTCCTGTATGTAACTCATTACAAAAAGGACATCCTGCACGAGTGTCATATTGGTCAAGACAGTAGCTTCAATGATATGTTGAGCTGCTTGTTTACATGAGCTTGAGATTGCTTTTTTGGACCCCTGATTATAGATACTAGTTTACTATATAGCATGACACATTGTGTGACCTGGCCATGATTAACACACATTCGAATTATATAGCATGCTACAAACAATAGACATCCATGGTCAATATCTTGTAGGTACCTTTAATTTTTTTTAAAAGAAGGAAAGTAACGTAACAGTAAGGCCACACTACCAAACCTATTTATATTGAGAAGAAGTTTTGTTACTCGCATACCACATCAATATTTGAGAAGAGTATAGGAGCCTATAGTGATTGGGAAAAATTGCCCTGCGCGTGACAAGGAATGTGGTTAATAAACTTGTAAAAATAGCTTTACACATGATATTTTGCAGTTCACTACGTAAATAGATACACAAATGTGCATGTAGACTTAACTGCTGCAAGAATTAATGCGCATATTTAAAGGAAAGAAGCACCATTACAATTACTTGATATTTATAATGTAGTGCAACACATAGAGAAATAATATAGGGGCTAGTTTGGCAACTAAATTTTTCCAagggattttcatttttcaagggaaattagttcattttttcttGGGAAAATGGAAATCTATTTGAAAATGGGGTTGCCAAACTAGCTCTAAAAAACAGCCAATGAAATAATTTTTTATAAGGATGCTCGAGCTAAAAAAGAACCTTAAAACCAAAATCCTAATCCTCATAGCTCGGTTCGCCGGCTTCTTCGGCCTCGCACCGCCGTGTGCGCTCTGCTCCCGCCTCGGCATTGGCAGCCTCTTCAGGACCCACCTGCACCACAGAGGCGTCAGCAGAGGTGGGGCGCCGAGCGCCTGCGCCGCTTGCTGTGTGATGCGCACGCCAAAGACCTGTCGCGCCTTGGCTACTGCAGCACGTACCGCTGGCTCGTGGACGCCGGGGACATGTGCGAGGACTGCGTCGCGGCGGCGGTGCCCGAGAAGGCGTTGCTGTCGTCGATGGGCCAGTGCGATCTGGATGAGCGTGACCTCGCCTGTGCCTGCTGCAGCGTCGCGCTCGAGAGCGGTTTCTACTGGCTGTCGCTCTTGCTCACCATGTCGGCGCGGCATGGCTCAGACTGTGGCCACAAGCAAGAGGAGAAGGCACGGAGGCCAAATGGAAGACGCCGGAGTGAGACGAGGTGGATGAAGCGAGGAGAGGCATCTAGAAGCATGTGTGGACGGAACTCTCGAGAGGCAGAGGGACCGTGGGAGCATGGAGAGTTTTATCTTTTTACCCGCTACCGGACGCAAGCCCTTGATTGATGATCGAGGGGCTGAAAATAATTCAATTGACGTGGAAGGCTAGGAATGCACGTTTCTTACCGGCTTTCATATATAGTAAATAAATTAACGTTTTTTCTGTTAGTCATGTTTATCGAAACGGAAGGCTCATACATTTTATTCATTTCAAAATTGAAGAAGTATCGTATTGCTCAAGGCAGTTGCTTCCATGAAATATGATCTGCCCGCTTACGCAAATGTTAGGCCAATCTTTCAGACCACATGTACAACTAGTTAGGTCATGTCAATGATTTGCTGCTATTTGTTCCCCGCATTGAAAGCCCCTTATATGTTACAATACTGAAACAATGTCTTCACAAGTATTCAGTAGCTAAGTTTTACTGCATGATCATTTATTTGGCTTGATTTTACTCAAGGCGAGTGTATGTTACAGTGTAGAAAACAGCTGTGCTTAGTATCTTTCGAACTGTAACAGTGAATCTCGGTTAGCTCATAGCCTCATATGTGTGGCTGATCGGCAATCATCCTACCCACCAGGCAGAGAAAGCTGCTATCGTTTCTTTTTTGTTGAATTAGGCTAAAAAGATGACCACTTGTCCTTTTATCAAGGGAAGCTTATGAATAAGAAAAATTCAAAGGAAGCTTATGACAGGTTTGTTATTGGAGCACATGAACAAGAAAACAAACTGAACAATACCGCTTATAAGAGGTTAAAGATGTCTTAAAACCAGTGGGTTGAAACATCaaggacggacctttcttagtccagcacagttgaattggaaaatGATAGTTACAAACCTCATCTCCAGCACCTCTATAACGAACTGAGCTCCTTTCCTGTTTCTGTTTTATATTTCAATTAGCTAGGAGCTTGGCCATCCTCTGATGAGAGGAGGGTGGTACATTAGTCATGATTTGAATGGAGAAGTCAACACAATGGCATCTCTAATTATCTAACCTTCAGCCACGAGCTGAATCATGTGGAGAGATGTTGCTTCATCGCCTAGCACTACACTTCTACAGACTACAGCCCTGCCATATAAATGGACAAATACAGTCTTTCTGAAGCATGTCGCTACTCGCTAGTGTGTGTTATCTCCATCCATTGATGACTTGATGTTAAAATGGCTTCTGCGCCATTTCTTCTTTACTGTCATGGTTGCATATTTCTTATCACTAGTGTGTTGATTGTGCAATTTCTTACTCTGTGAAACATACGCAGGAGAGCTTCTGTGGCATTAAACGTATGGCAACCACAAGTTGTTCGTGGTCGTCAGAAGCAGTTGGTTCAGCAATGCACAGTTCCTGTTGATTCCCGTCTTAGTGATCTAAACATGGAGCTGAAAGTTTGTAAGCAACAAATAGCAACTTATAAGAATGCCTATGTATGTGATCACGGGTTTAACTACAATTGGCAGAGAAGAAAAAGGCTGGCTTTACTATAGTTGTGCTTTTGTTATTGTCATCAGAGCAAGGAGAAGCACAAGCTGAATGATTGTGAGGAAGCATTGAAACGAGCAAAGTATCACCCACTGCAGGATAGTCATACAAGTGGAACTATCAATGAGCCACGTGCAAAGAGGAAGAAACTGAAATGAGCCATACGATTTGCCTCCGGACTCAAGGTACCAATAGCTCTTAATTTTTCTAGATTGATTGAATATACTTGACACATTTTGCTTTCACAATAAGAGTAATTGTGCCTGAAAGTGACTTGTATTTTTACCTTTTTTTTGTATGTATGCTTGCCTACATATTTAGTTGATTATTTACATCACCACATTGTCAGAATATATATATTCCCCTACTCCGTCCCTTTAAAATTGTAAGTCGTTTTAGCTTTTTAGGTACATAACTTCTGTTGTACACCTAGAATCCTAGATATTATTATGGGCATGTTTGGTTTTGACCCCTGACAAAAGGTGCCTAGCCCAGGCAGCTCCCAGGCCGTCGATTTCCAGCACCTGCCCTGGCGGCCGGATCTGCCTGGTCGAGTGCCCTAGGCCAGTGTCCCAACTAGACATATGCCCTATGTCTATAACTGATTATCTACGCCACAAAATATTGCCCTCATTGTCTATAGTATATGCTGATGTGGACTCCCTCCATTCCTATTGCAAGTTGTTTTGGGTTTTTCAGGTATAGCTTTTGCTATGCATAATGCATCAATATATATGCCAACACAGCAACACCTGCTTTGCACCAAGCGCTAATACATCTGTCTCACAGATTGGACAGCGCAGCGAACCGGCTTCATCCTTGGTCTCTCTGTCCATGCGCGCACATGAAGTCACGAAAGGTGCTATATTATGATATAGGACCAGGAGGCACCTCGGCTGTGCAATTCTTTGCCATTTTTCCAGGCACGAAGGTGCTATTATGAGGAAGCACCTCGGGTGTTTCCATATATTGCTGAAAGTGTCCACGACTCCACGGATGTTGTACACCGTCCACCGACCAGATAATTCCGCAGCAGAAAGGCGCCGACTATTCCTATCGTGGAATTGTTTATCCTCCACGAAGCTGTGGGCTAGAGCCCAGTGCTGAAGCTTACCAGATTTGACTTTGAAAACCACTACTAGTAGCTTCTAGCTTGTACACAACTAGGTATCGTGtatatcatcatcgtcgtcatcatcatcattctTATAAAGACACTAATCTATTTTCGTTCCTTGAAATCAAAAGAAACTTACCCATGTTCTCGCTTGATATGCCCTTCGGCTTATTATACGTGAGCACGTACCTTTCATGCGTCATCGAATCTGTGCAAAACGTCGAAAAGTCTGGTGTTAAGCATAATTACAGAATCGGCAAAATAGATCTGTGCACCTCAGCGTCTTTTCTTGGTATTCTTGCTTTCTCAAAAGCTTCACGACGAAGAAAGAGAAAGAGAAGGGTTCTTCAAACTCAAATTGTGCGCCAATGCTGTTACGGATCAGGACGGGGAAACGATCTTTTTTTTTGAAGAAAAGAACAAGGGTGCCCATGCTGGTTGCATTGCAGCTCAGCACCAGTACATTGTTTGGACGACCAACCACAGGAGTCCAGGACTCGGAGAACCACACCCACCCGGCGCCCCTCTCTCCCAAGTCCGACGTGGCAAAGCCATCCTCCCGCCAGCCGCGGTCGCCTTTGACCGGAACGTCTATCTTGTCGCCGAGAGCCACGCGGAGTGGTTCCACCTGTCATTCAGACGCCAATAACTTTTCTAGAAAGAAGCCAATAACTCAGtcccaaattaaaatttgttGTAGTTTTAGGTCCATCGTTATCCATTTAAATATAAATAAAAAAGCTAAAATctattttgggacggagggacTATTATAAAGACACATCCCAAAGCGGCCTCTCGCCGCACCAACAGCCAATCCACACCTCGCTTGCGTTGTCCTCGCCGCGGCCTCGCCCTGATTCGGTTCCCCCGTTCCTCGCCTCTGTCATCGTCTCCTCTGACCCAAATTGAGCCAAGCGAAGCCGTGGCCGTGATCCGGTCCATGCGCGGAGCGTGGTAGCCGGATTCTATCGCCGTCGCCTCCCCTTCGCCGCTATTTTCCAGTCGCCGGGATCAGCCGAGTTGGATCTCGAGGCATAAAGCGTTGCGGGCGCCCGGCGAGGATACGATGCCTGCGGTGCTCGCCGCATTCGCTACCCTTCGAGCCGCCGCTGCCATCGCCTCCGGGGACTCCTCCTTCCCCTGTTCCCATCGTCTCAAGCATCGTTTTAGTAGTAGTAATTTTAGTAGTAGTAATTGTCATTAACCTTTGCGTTCCCTCCGTCGCGCACGCTCCTCGGCTCGGTCCTCACCTTCGCATTTCGGTTTTGGTCTGGTTGTGCTCGATCCGAGGCTTACTTTGGTTTTGCGGCTTCTCTCCTTGTCGAAGCTTGGTGTCTGGATTCGACCTGCAGATCGGAAGGAAACAAGGTGGTCATTATCACCTACAAGATAAGAGGTATCAAAATCACTCTGCTGTTGCCATGGAACCATTTATTAGGTTACAATCGTGAATCGTGGGAACTGGTTCCGAATTCTGATGTTTAGATCATTGTATAGGTGACATTTCTGTGTGATCCTGTCAGTACGTAAATTGGTATATGCAATTTCCTAGATCTTTCATCAAACAAAATAAGAAATAGTTGTCTGAAACCAGCCTATTTTTCTGTGTCCATGATTGTCCCTCTGATCAACATCCCACTACTTGCTGTTTTAGGTGATCCAAGGGTGTAGAGATTCCAAGCATTTTAAAAATAGTCACACCAAAAAAAACATGGCTAAGACGATACCTTTTTATGGATCTCATCATCTTCTGGTAGCTGTGCTCCTAGGTTGAAAAACAAATATGCTTGAAGGCTCAAATTTCAGCAAAATATGTTAATGCATATGGTTGTGACATCATCTATTTCTCCATTATAGTTTTCATAATTCTATCCAGTAATTGTGCGAGAACCCTTATGCAGCCCTTGTATTTGCATACAAATTGTTTATTGCTTATGCACATTCTTCTTTTCAACAGAAATTTCTCTTTGTAATTTGGGATCAAGCCTGTGGATGGACGAACCCTCGGTGGACTTCAGTGCTGAAGGTGTTAGTAGCAGATCAGGTCTCTGCCAAAGCACCTGTTTAAATCCTGGTTGTAAGCATGACCGTGCTTGCTGGGAAGATGATTATGTCAAGGCTGTAATATCTCATGGGCAAGATGATTTGGCGGTCGATGAAATTGGATTGGCTCTTACTGAAGTGATGCATGCATATGATGATGACAAATGGTCAAGTCTGTATGAAGATTTTGACGACGGTGTCGGCGATGAACCAATTCTTCCTCTGGAATCAGATTCAACTGGTGATTTTGTGGACATTGACTCCGCATCACCTACCTTTCCTAGTGACGATGCAATGGAATCATCAATTACCAATTCATTTGCTCGGAATTGTTCAATTAATGTATGTTTCTAATTTACCTTAAAGTTGATTTTCTTTCATTCTTTGCATATATATGTTGTCAGATATTTGCTCCACACTTATATTATTCTGATATCTAGTTACTAGTAGCTATGCAACTCAATTTTCAATCACATGATTATGTATAGTTGTCTTCTTGTGTTTTAGCACCTTTGATAACTGAAGCACACTTGAAATTTGATTCCATTTATTTATCCTCATGTTTGGCTGATTATCTCTTTGAACCAATTGATCATGTGATCCTATTTTTGTGAAGCTTAATGTTTTTGGGAGCCGATGGGTTTTGGTATTGTTCCTAATTAATTGCAATTATGGTTTCTTAGTTCACTATAGCTAGCAGCCTTATTGGTCCTTATTTATTTGAGTGAGCAATGAGTGTAGCATCTCATGGGGTGGTTACTtccatattttatttgctgattatGTAAAACAATGCATGAACCAATTCTATTTTGTCAACTTGAATATGAATTTATCTCCATGTAGGGCACTCCAAGTTTAGTTTCTGCAATGAAAGGAACACGTGTGAAGAAGGGAATCACGACAAAGTTGAGCGTTTCTTGGGCCCCTGATGTATACGACCCTCCTATTACTTCTGACTCGCACACGGTGAAAGGGCACCATACGAGTTCAACTAAGGGTAACTACAAATACAAGACCTCCAAGAGCAGCAGTACCACTAGAAGGAAAAAGGACAAGAAGCATTCTAGGCACAGTAGTAGCAATGGAGGTGGCAGCAAAAGAGACAAGAAGCATTCTTACCGCAGTAGTGCCAGCAGCAGCAGAGCTATTACCAGTGGTTCTCAATATTGTGACGCATACAGTGGTGGTGGCATCAACAGCAGAACTGTTCCTGAATCTGCCAAGATATCTCCATTGGTGGTAGCTGAAAATGTCACACCGCAAGAGATGGTTCCTGTACTGAAGACACTGGAACCAATCAAATGTACTACCAGCTGCGGCAAAGAGAAGCCATTTGCCTTGCTGTCGCGCCAGTTTTCCCCTGCAAGGTACAAGGGGATGTTCACCTTTTGGAACCAAAACCAACTGGCTTCTTGACAATTTGCTATGCGGAAGCTCACCTGAAAGTTTCCTTGCCAAGGGCTGTTCGGATCCCCTCCAAACTTTAGAGCTTCAAAAATTTTAGAGCATTTTAGCTCACTTTTGAACTCTAAAGCTCTAATCTAAGGTTGACCAAAGTTTAGATCTAACTGAGCTTTACCTCTAAAGTTTAGAGAAGGAAATCTAAACATGCTCTAATTTGATTGTATCAAAGATTGTTGCTATTGTTCTCTTCGTTACCATGTTTGTTTCGCCTGTCTGAAACTTCAGAGATCATGTTTTGGAAAATTGCTTGGCAAAGTGCTTGTGTTGTATTATTTGCACACCTACATTGTAGGGGCTGATTCAGTCTTCTGTGCTTTTGTTATGTTGTATCACGACATAGGTTGATTTATTAGGAGATTTGTTTGGAACTATGGAAAACACGCATGGAACAACATGTCAGTATTTGTAAAAAAAGAGTCGCTCATTGCGGTGAAGTTGAAGAAGTTATCAAGAGGCAATAGCGCAGTTAGTCAAACATGAAAATAGCAGCAGCAGAAGAAAATTATTCTTCTTATGGCAAAAGGTGTCCTAAGAAAGAACAAAACCAAGAAATATTGCTACTGTCACGGCTAAAGAAGCTCAAGTGGTTTTTGCTCGTTCGCTTACCGTTACCGGGCACCACCAACGCCGAATGATGCTTGCTGCTGCCCTAGTCCATCCCGATGTTATCGTTCAAGTCGAAGAATGAAAACATGCCAGCGTCGGCGAACCAGTTCACGTCAGAATTCACATCGCCGATGAAGTGTGCGTCAAGATCGGGGACATAATCGGGGCAGCGGAGCCTCGGCCGGCGCTGGTTGCTGATTGCCATGTCACATGTGACGCGGCGACACAATCACTCAATCAGCGAATAAATCTCCGAGCCGCAAACCGTCAGGGTAACCATGCAACAACCTAAATATCCCGTTGCAAATGGACggatatatctctactactctataaggagGTAACGTGGGCGTCCACCGTGCCCCCGCCCGTGCGTCCCCACTCCCGCGCCGACAGCGGCACAG
This genomic window contains:
- the LOC100216791 gene encoding uncharacterized protein isoform X1, whose protein sequence is MDEPSVDFSAEGVSSRSGLCQSTCLNPGCKHDRACWEDDYVKAVISHGQDDLAVDEIGLALTEVMHAYDDDKWSSLYEDFDDGVGDEPILPLESDSTGDFVDIDSASPTFPSDDAMESSITNSFARNCSINGTPSLVSAMKGTRVKKGITTKLSVSWAPDVYDPPITSDSHTVKGHHTSSTKGNYKYKTSKSSSTTRRKKDKKHSRHSSSNGGGSKRDKKHSYRSSASSSRAITSGSQYCDAYSGGGINSRTVPESAKISPLVVAENVTPQEMVPVLKTLEPIKCTTSCGKEKPFALLSRQFSPARYKGMFTFWNQNQLAS
- the LOC100281037 gene encoding F-box protein SKIP24, which produces MSASDLPDELWARVLELGAASSALGFRDLCSIAIASRRLGRLSVYPALWSKLLSRDFPSQSEPSTSSASTSQPPPQRLHPKSLYKTKFERHKVRMAEARRRAVFEAEARVLASRRRLVELEESIREEGERMKTAAQELDNLERVRRASVALNVWQPQVVRGRQKQLVQQCTVPVDSRLSDLNMELKVCKQQIATYKNAYSKEKHKLNDCEEALKRAKYHPLQDSHTSGTINEPRAKRKKLK